In the Lates calcarifer isolate ASB-BC8 unplaced genomic scaffold, TLL_Latcal_v3 _unitig_2338_quiver_800, whole genome shotgun sequence genome, AAAACGGTTTAAACTGTTTGGTTGATGTTGTTCTGAGGCTGGCACAAACGTCCCGTGCCCCTGACAGCTAGCATTAGCCTTCATGCTACATGCTAACACCGACATACATCGCCACCAAAATAAACTCCAGACACGACATATTAACATGTGTCACTGTAGACACATAACTAATTTCTCTTCCAGTCTTTTCCGGTAAAAGTCAGATTTATAAACCGTTAAAACTGCCTCCAAACGGACGGAGAAAGCAGCTCGAACACGGCTAACGGAGCAGCTGCTGAGGGGAGCAACATTCTTCGTAACACCGGTgagttgtttgtctgtttccgTCGTAAATAATGTTCCCAGCAGTTAAACTAAAGGTTAAATCTGGTTTCAGTTACTTTATACTAAGATGTCGCTCAGGTAACGAGCTGGGTTTGGGGTTAAAGGTTGGTTCAGGGTAATATCAGGGGGAACATGAATCAATGGGGGGACAGGTTTCGTCAGAACACCTTCACAAGGGCGTTAGCATTAGCGGCTAACAGGTAAGTGTCAGTGCAGCCTCACGGGACCGTTACAGTCCGCGTACAACCCAGACAATGAGTTGTtattaaaacacagattttcaCCAGAACAGCGATGCAGTGTGTTAGCTCCTCTGTTAGCAGCCACAGCGCTGACATTAGCACGTTAGCATGACAGTTAGCAGCAGCACCTACCCGGCCAAGCCCCCGAACAGGAACTTGATGGCCTTCGGAGAAGTCTTGGGCTTTGTCTCTGCCATGTTTGCCCCGGTCGGTCGGTGGCCACAGAGTCCCCGGTCAGATTCCTGCTGCTTGTGTGCCTCTGGGCCGGACGGTCCACCTGTTCTCTCCCCggtacaacagcagcagcagccgggGCAAGGTGACTCTCTGGAGCGGGTACGTCCGGAGACACGAAGCCCCGCGGACCAATCAGGAGGCGAGAACGAGGGGCACGAAGATCCACGAACAGAGACGATTATTGTTCTGCCTTCAGGGCCCCATCAGCAGCTCGGACATCTGAATTTCAAACGCTGTGTCATGCATTGAGAATTACTTTAACTTCTGAAAATTAAAGTTGTTATATAATCCATACACTACATATACACTTAACACTTACAAGTCAGTCTTCATTTTATTCAACGAAAAAGCCCAACAATATATCCAGAAAGGCGGTAGTGGTAAtcgtagtagtagtagttataTATCCGACAGCCCTGAAagcaacagcagcttcagcacaGCCCAAAtgaatttattaaaaaataataaaataaaataaaaatgaaacagaaatagatGCATCATAAATTTGAGGTTGGTGGTAACACAGATTATATCTATCGAGTGTAAATCAGATAAATTGCATCTATatgattaaatttaaattatcaTTGACGATTATTTATGgaaaaaatacatattacatacaaacatatttatCCATGTATTAATTAAATAGATACATGTTATTAACAGTTTGTACTTTAATAAATTGTAAGAAACAATGTAAATACAGCGTCATAACATAAAAGTGTCTGACGTGACTCTCATccaatgaaaagctgctgttgtctttTCCTGCACGCTCATTGGTTAAGAACTCCACGATGGGCGGGAGCTGTCAAATGCAACAGCTTGCTGAGGAAGTAGAAACAGCCCGGCGGTGAGTAGAGACACTAAACTATCGGTTCTACTGGATTTAAGTCAGTTCGGACTCAGTCCGGGGACGGACGTCAAACCGACGGACTGTCCCAGCTGCTGCTCGTGTTGTCTGCTCCGTCGTGTTTCCGTTATTTTACCGGTTATTGAGCGGGTCGGTGTGACGGagcagctagcgttagctaaCGTCACCGAGATAAGAAGAGACTTTCATAACAagagtctgttttctgttattttaacGGGTTTTATCCAAAATAAATTAGAGATGAGTTACAGTGCAGGTAAATGTTGTTCACaggctgagaggaggaagaactTCATCTTACTTTCTTAAGGTGGAATAATAGGAAGTAAAAGCAGAATAAAGACAGTAaatgagtttgtgtgtctgttctctGTTGCTCAGGTATCTGTCCAGCAGATCACTGCAGGATGTTTTAatgactgtttttaaagatattGATTAACAGTTACATTACACCAAAGACCTGCTCCAAACAAAGTCTGACAAACATGTTCACGCGTgttattcagtttactgtagAAGACACTCAGCAGTTATTCAGTCCTCAGCTGATTCACtttaatacagtttaaaatgGAAACTTCATTAAACAGcattaataatatttattagttttttttttctgcagcaggaGGCGATGCTGTGACGTCACGCTTCCAGGTGTCCAATGACAGCACTCGGATCATGGCCGCGGGTGGGGCACCACGCAGGGCGGACCAATGAGGAGGAGGGACGGCCATGACGGACAGGGACAGGGCGGGATGACCGGGGAGCAGCGGGGGGGAGGCAGGAGAGGGGACAGGGGGCAGGCGGCGGCGGCGGGAGGAGGGCCGGGGAGGAGACGGCAGGTGAGACGGGAGGTGAGACAGGTGTGGCGTCCCCGCTGCCTGTCTTCCTGTTCCCCTCCGAGCTGGTGTTTTACTCGGAGCAGAGGAACTCCCACCGCAGAGTCCTGACTCTGTACAACCCCTACAGGTTCAGGATCAGCTTCAAGAGTcagtacctgtctgtctgtgtgtctgtctgtgtgtaaccTGTGGACatactgccccctgctggcccTGCAGGAGAtaacctcctctctctctctctctcagtgctgTGTACTGCTCCCTCGCTCTACAGGGTGGTGGAGGCCGAGGGCAGCGTCCGAGCCAAGTCCTGCGTCGACCTGTGAGAACTCAGACTtctgtgtgacatcatcagctcacctttaacacaaaaacaaacagtgacatcacttcctgtttcctgtcagggTGGTGCGTCACCTGGATGTCTCCCCTCGTAACTGGGGCCGCAGAGACCGGTTCCGCAtggaggtcagaggaggaggccaggtgggagagagggagatctGGGCCGAGctgaggggagggggagaggaggggggaggaggaggagagcaggaggaggaggagaggaagaggagtaaacgaggaggaggacagcagagggcgatgtctcctctgtctcctctcctggtgcccacacaaacacacctgcagctgcCCACCTGTACAGGTGAGACTcctgggagggagggagaggaggagacaaggagggagaggaggagacaaggagGGAGAGGCTCTTTATCAGTGGGTTTGATCAGTTCATTGATtgtactggtgtgtgtgtgtgtgtgtgtgtgtgtgtgtgtgtgtagctgtgcgcagtgtgtctcagtgggtggtgtgtgtgttggtggcgGTGTTGTGTGTCACAGTGTTGATGCTCCCCCTCCACACTGAGACCAGCTCGATGGTTCCAGGCTGCCTGCACgtctccaccaatcagaagcTGGCCTGCGCCTACACActgggtaacacacacacacacacacacacacacacacacacacacacacacacacacacaggtaactcACCTGAATCGAGCCgtgtctccatctctccctcagGTCTTCTCACCATTGTGTTTCTACGGTAATCAGTGACATCACGCCGTTGCCACAGCGACCACGGATGCCGCCCAGCCCcgccctgacctctgacctccgcGCAGACACGGACTGTCTTCATTAactcgacacacacacatgaatgtagTCTGACAGCTGAATGAGGACACGACGAAGCGTCGCCTCGAGtttaaaaaactttatttacacctggaaacagaaacagtgtgacgCCACTGATGACTCAGCACGAGCGACTCGTCCTCTAAGGTGTAAAGTTGAAATAAATTATTGCATCATTTCCGCTGACGATGTTCTCGTGCCTgaacagcagctggttagcttagcttagcttagcataaagactggaatcagggggaaactgctagcctagctctgttcAAAGGAAACATCCACCTGCCAGCTCCTCTCAAAGCTCAGATTAACATGTCTGTTAGCATCGTCTGTTAGCATTGGCTGTTAGCATCGTCTGTTAGCTGTCTACAGGTAATTAAAGTGAATGAGCTTAATGTTTCCTTCATGAATCCACTGTCAGATGATCTAATGAAGCTGTGAAGGTTTCCACTCGTCTGTCAgacacaggaggagacagatgaATAAATGCGTTTTGAGGAAACAGCTCAGACTGACCCGAGTCAGACGTGAAGAAATTCTCTGAGGAATGAAGTTAGTTACAGTAAAGTTTCCTGTCGCTTCAGTTTTCATCTCCAACATGTTCGactcctccaccttcctctgACGTAAAGTGACAGACAACAGGTCTACACTGAAATAAACGCTGATCACAGCGAGGGTCTGAGGTTTGTAACCACGTGACCTCTGACAGACGAGGTCTGGATGGTCCCCGGTTTGTTCACAGGCTGGTTTCTGTATTAAAGTGTGAGCTCTGACTTCATGGGTCAGTTTGGTTCGTGCATCAGTGACTTATTCTGATAATTATTATTCTattgttctattttttttcatcttgaaACAATgaatccaaacacaaacaaatgtcatcATGTGATTTATCTCCATTAACAACAtgcaaacatatatatatatatgtatatgtatataggTGGAGAGAATCATGAGTTCTTTAAAGGTCCACCTGGGTTTGTTGACCTGGGCTGACGGGGCTACATTAATAAAGTGGAAACAGGAAACCCCTCCTGTGGAGTTTAACCAGAGACAGGTGTGGTGGTTCAGAGACAGGTGTGGTGGTTCAGAGACAGGTGTGGTGGTTCAGAGACAGGTGTGGTGGTCTTTCCCTCAGTTTTCCCTCACAGGCCTCAGTCTGAACACATCTGATCTTGTCTgctcacaggtgtgtgtgtctgctcacAGGTGTTGCTCTGTGGTGACTTCAACAGTGACGTCACGCTCGTCAGCCAATCCCTCCTCGACGTGATTGGCGGATGGGCGTTGCCATGGAGACGGACAGGCCTCTTTCTGCAGACAGAGCAGTTTAAGGTTTAGATCAGATTTCTGTAAATAACCTTCACGTTGGAGGAGAGTTACCTGTGGGTCTGTGTCGATATAAAGACACcatgaggacagtggagatgaagtACGGACAGCAACACCACCAGGTAACGGAGCCAAGTATGAACATGAGGTGGGAGGAGTCTGTGGTAGGCAGGTGGAGCGGACTCCAGAGGTGGGAGGACTGTGGTTGTAAGATTTCACCTGTAGAGAGAGAGTCACCTGGTCAGGTGAAGATGTGGATGAAATAAGTGTTGAAATCAaagtgaagctcctgacctgtgacagtgatccagctgggtggagactctccatcactgctgatgttacACTTGTAGAGGCCTTCATCAGACTTGGTAACATGGTggatggtcatgtgacctgtaggCTCAGTCCCTGATGAGGGAGCCATCTTTATAGAAAGCAGCTGGGAGGTTGGAGGGAgtggtctttgttttacagtgcagagtgacatcatgtccctccatcacagggaggacaggactctgcaggatcactgatccacctcaacacagagacaaactacagcatttcatccatttacacacagcttcatcaatactaactccacagtctgatcttaccagtgacagtgatgctgatgatgttactggttgctccctctctggactcacacCAGTAAACTCCACTGTCCCAGGTGATGGCGTGGCTGATGATACAGGAGGACCCGGCTGGTTTTCCCCAGTGGACACATTCAGTCCTGTTTCCTCTGGTTGTGTTCCTCCTCAGCGTCCACCCAGCAGAGCTGTCgtcctcacagctcagagagacgGTGGACCAGCTGAAAAACTGAGATCTGCTGGGACTCACCGTCAGACGAGCTGCTGACGACACTGTGATGTATCTCACTGATCTGTGCTcacagctcctccagctccattTAATGCAAATACAACTAAACACGCCGGAGCACAGACCCAGTGAGACAGCTCATCAGGTTCCTACTGTGTGACATAACTGTGTCATTGCAGTTTGGAGGAAACAGACCCTGTTTACACCTGGTTCTGGTGGAAGTCTGGATCCTGTCGGGTTCAGATCTTAGGTTGAAACCTAGACAACGTCATCACTCCTGCTCTGATCTCTGGACACCTGTGAAcgacttttctttttgtttctttctgcctGTTTAAACTTTCTGTTTCTAATCTGAAGTGAGACTCAACGTTCCTCTTGTACTTTCAATTAATATAAAAGAGACTTTTTCACTTCCCAGAGTCTCTGAACTTTcatctgtgtatttctgtttatttagagttctgcagcagattttcttttatctgCTGTTTATCTGCTGTAAATATTCTGACGAGATCTTCAGAAACTTTTCAGAAATCTCACAAAACTTTGGCTTTTCTAAACAGAGGAATCAGGATCTGTGACATTTCCTGTGGTCAAGCAGGAACAGGACATCATTTATATGAAGAGTCCTTTTGGCTCAGGAAGGTTCCTCACAGAGGGAAATGACCCTGAATCAGACCTGATCAGACCTGGTCCAGGTCTCTCCATATTCAGGAGCTTCACTGCTTCCTCTGAACCAGGAGCTGAACCGGGATGTGAACCAGGGTCTGGACCAGGGTCTGACCAGGGTCTGAACCAGGGTCTGAGCAGGGTCTGAACCAGGGTCTGAACCAGGTTGGTCGTATATTTCTACATTTAGTAAAAGGTGTGACTGCATCGATCAGGAATAAATGTTTCTTGGttcagattaaaataaaatctgatattTGAGACTTTATTTTTCCTGTAGCAGGTCTGTGTTTCTATTCATGTTTCTATTGATGTTTCTATTCACAGTGCAGTCTTAGAACAGGTCCACCtaccttgtgtgtgtctgcagcagagTGTTGCGATCAGCCCTGAGAGGAAATAACACCCAGGTGTCACATGTTACCACAGAACACGACTTCACTTCTGCTGCTGTCCTTATTAGGACAGTGCAGTGACGTCCACTGTGGACAGCCTGACCCATAACCTCAGCTCACCCCTTCACTAAACCTGAGCAGGACCTCAgaactgacctttgacctcactggGACTTCAGTCCCCACACGGTGAGTGTCTTTACCAGATAAGGTCacatgaacatgtacaacaGAGTTAAAGTAGACGCAGATTTAAGACACGTCCACACTGACGTCTCTGTAGATTCACAGACGGACGGACAGAGAGACGTCAGtttgtaaacaaacaggacTAAAGACGTGTAGAACAACAAGCTGCTGCAACTCTGacctcacaacaacaacaacagcaacaacaacaacaacagcaacaacaacaacaacagcaacaacagcaacagcaacaagaGAACAGAACAACAAGCTCATAACTGACTCACAGAGCCACTGAAGAGACGTCTGCTCCATGATCCTGTTCAGTGAAGTGAGACCAAACACTCagacctcctcctgctcctccctcctgcctcctcctcctgctcctcctcctcctgctcctcgtcctcctcctcctcctcctcctcctcctcctcctcctcctcctcctcctcctcctcctgctcctcctcctcctcctcctcctcctgctcctcctccttcctctttgtAGGTAAAAGGAGCATTTACAAGAACGTCAGGTGACGAAACTGATCTGAGTTTTCATCCTGTTCACACATGAGCTGCTGAGCTCTGCACAGACTCAACCttacaacaaagacaacatcAGGTCTTTAAACCAGGTTTGGACACAAGACCAGGACCTCAGGCTGAAGGGCCTGGAGCTAATCTAAAGTGCAGGGGTCAGACCTGGGTCCAGACCTGCAGATCTGGGCCCTGGTCAGGTTCTGGTGGTTTGGTCTGAGAGGACCAGAACAGACCAGAGCGCAGGTGAACCGTGTGTCAGGTGGAGGTGTGAAGGTTTAACAGCTGCTCTGACCACAGTCCTGCAGCTTCCTGATCACATGACCTCTGACTGTCAGGTCTGAACCTGAGCTCATGATCCACAGAGACCAACCTGGTCTCTGgctgttttctgactttaaGACAAAGCCAGAGACAAAGACCTGATGGAGGTTCTGACACcgtagcaacagtaactaaggagGGCGGGGCTTAGCGCAGGCTCAGTTCATCAGCTTCCAGTGACCGCGAGACTTGGTGAACTCGCGAGAACTcgaacaggaaataaacaggGACCAGCCGTCAGAGGGAGAACCAGGACCAGTACACGATCAGGATGAAGGAGGAAAACCAGGACCCGGATTTTATCGATCAGGACCACTGCAGGACCGGGATGAAGGAGGAAAACCAGGACCCGGATTTCAGCGATCGGGACCACTACAACATCGTCATGAAGGAGGAAAACCAGGACGCGGATTTTATCGATCAGGATCACTTTAACATCGTGATCAAGGAAGAGGATCAGGACCCGGATTTCatggaccaggaccaggaccatCAGAGCATGGAGTCCGCCGGTCCCACCGGTCTACAGGTAAGTGTTCAGGACTCAGGTGAGTCTGCAGGTAGACAGACCGGGTCCTTAACCCAAGACTGGTTTCTGTCATCAGGATCAACCAGactcacagagaaaaacaaacctgGATCAGGACTGGACTCATGGGGGGCTGCCATCtgtccacacacagagagaggaacccagtgcatcatgggaaatccccTGTCAGTCCAGGcctacaggaggaggaggaccacAGGCCCAGTCAGACCTGAACCAGACCTGAACCTAAACAGAGCTTCTTCAGGCTGAGTCACCGTCTCACATTCAGTCCAGGTCTGATCTGCACTGAGAGAAGCTGGTTCACATCAACATTAAAGTCCCCTGAGTCTGGTCCTGGAGAATCCGCTTCAGATGGACAGAACTACTACTCATTTTAATGCTGCTGTTACAAAGAAATGAGCtggtttttattcagttttgttgaacgtgatttaaatgtgtttatttaaataataatgaatatttaaatcatttattgaaattaataatatttatttatcgTTATCATTGATCGTTGTTTTCAGCACGCAGGAGGTTTTATCTTTTAGTCGGATGTTTCCGACACAGACCACTCCCcctacagacagacaaacagcagctgagtggTGTTTCAGACCTGAGAGGTATCAGGTCTGAGGTCTGAGCAGTACTTCTGCTCTAAGACGTGATgctgttttatcttttgtctgAGAAATATTTAGAGCAGCTCAGTCCACCATGAGCTCTGactgtccctctctcttcctgtctcagAGAGCTCAGAGTAAGGAGAGGAAGCACAGCTGTGAGCAGTGTGGACACAGCTTCACCACGTCCAGCCATTTAAAAACCCACCAGCGTGTTCACAGCGGAGAGAGACCGTATGGCTGCGCTCAGTGTGGAAAAGCCTTCACGGACTCgttcagactgaaaacccaCCAACGCATCCACACCGGAGAGAGGCCGTACGGCTGCGCGCGGTGCGGAGCGGCCTTCAGCAGGTCCTGTTACCTTCAGATCCACCAGCGCATCCACACCGGAGAGAAACCCTACGGCTGCCAGGACTGCGGGAAAGCCTTCGCCACGTCCAGCAAGTTAACGGTCCACAGACGCTGTCACACCGGGGAGAAACCGTACGGCTGCGACCAGTGTGGGAAGGCCTTTCGCCATTCCCAGCAGTTTAAAAAGTCATCTGCGCGTTCACAGCGGAGAGAAACCGTACATCTGTGAGTGTGGGAAAGCTTTCAGCAGGTCCAGTATCCTGAAGACGCACCAACGTGGCCACAGGCAGTGAAACACACTGAAGCAGGTCACtgagctgtcacacacagtCGAGCTGGAACTATTCATCCGTTCATCAAAGgacagaaatgaatcaatgaTCTGAAAGTGTCGTTAATGTATCAGTGTAAATAATGGACCTTGTACTTTATTAAAGATAAATGTTGTGATCGTGTTTCTGAGCTGAGCATCGTTAAGCTACATGAGGTGTTTCAGGTGAGACAGAGACGGGAGAGATTTGCAGGATTTAAAGAGTTTAAAGCAACAGAAAGCTTCACCTTCACAGCTCAGTTAGTTtccaagacagagagaaaaacccCAAACAAAGTCCAGGTCACTCCTACCACTCTGTGGGAATCAGGTCCAGTCCAGGTTAAATCCAGGTGAGCTGGTCTCAGGTAACACCTGACAGAGAGGACTGACCTataaaatggtcacaaaatgaataattaacCCTAAGAAGAAAAGTTCTCTTGTACATGTGCACAACAAATGATGCAAACAACAATATAACCACAGAAAGattaaaccaaaaacacacagggtTAAAATCAAAAGTCCTCAGCAAGTTTCACCATGAGTCATTCAACTCTACTTAATCGCTGGCTGCCTTAAATC is a window encoding:
- the LOC108892691 gene encoding motile sperm domain-containing protein 1; translated protein: TGTGRDDRGAAGGRQERGQGAGGGGGRRAGEETAGETGGETGVASPLPVFLFPSELVFYSEQRNSHRRVLTLYNPYRFRISFKMLCTAPSLYRVVEAEGSVRAKSCVDLVVRHLDVSPRNWGRRDRFRMEVRGGGQVGEREIWAELRGGGEEGGGGGEQEEEERKRSKRGGGQQRAMSPLSPLLVPTQTHLQLPTCTAVRSVSQWVVCVLVAVLCVTVLMLPLHTETSSMVPGCLHVSTNQKLACAYTLGLLTIVFLR
- the LOC108892686 gene encoding LOW QUALITY PROTEIN: zinc finger protein 239-like (The sequence of the model RefSeq protein was modified relative to this genomic sequence to represent the inferred CDS: deleted 1 base in 1 codon), giving the protein MKEENQDPDFIDQDHCRTGMKEENQDPDFSDRDHYNIVMKEENQDADFIDQDHFNIVIKEEDQDPDFMDQDQDHQSMESAGPTGLQRAQSKERKHSCEQCGHSFTTSSHLKTHQRVHSGERPYGCAQCGKAFTDSFRLKTHQRIHTGERPYGCARCGAAFSRSCYLQIHQRIHTGEKPYGCQDCGKAFATSSKLTVHRRCHTGEKPYGCDQCGKAFRHSSSLKSHLRVHSGEKPYICECGKAFSRSSILKTHQRGHRQ